The genomic DNA GACCATTCCAGTTATGCCTTTAGAAGATATAATTCCAATTACAGCTCCAATAGGTATGGCAACAGTACATAAAATTAAGATTTGTAAAATAACTATCTTATATATCTGGTTTGGTTCAGCTCCTATTGCTCTTAAACATCCATACTCTTTAATTTTCTTTGTAACAGAGATTTTTAAAATATTATAGATTACAAGTCCAGAGGCCAGTAAAACCAATAAGGCAACAAATAAAGATACCAATATAATCATAGATATACCATCACTATTAGAACTATTTTCATCTTTTTCAAACTGTATCTTAAGAGCATTTAAGTAAATCCAATTATATTGAATTGAATTGTGAGAAAGATTTATTTTTTTAGCTAATTGATTTACTATTTCTTGAAACTTTTCTTGCTGTTTTATTTTAAAATCCAAAGAGGATAAAATATATCTCTTAGGTAATAGATTTTCTGATGTACCTTTACCTACAATACCATTTACTATACCACTTACATATCCTGTATAATCATCCTCTAAAATGCCACTCAATTTAAAGTTAGCTGTGTAATTATATGGTGGTATGGTATCATTTAAAAGTGAAATATCTAAATTCATAGGTATAGTCACTCCTAGTCTTGGTTTTATACCCATAAGCTTTAGTGTGTTTTCATCTAAGGCTATTTCGTTTTTATCTTTAGGCAAATGTCCAGATTTTAATTTCATTAATTTGGGGTAGTTAGAAAGTCCTGTTTTATCATACTCTTTTACAAGTACAGAGATACCAGAATCCTTTATTTTACTACTGCCAATAGTTATTGAAGTACCAGCTTGATAAACTCTATCATCTTTCTTTATGTCATCAACTTGATTTTTAGTGAGTTGGTGAAAGGATACATGTCTATCACCATTAAAAGAACGGGCTTGTTCAATTCTTAAATTTTGTAGGATACCAATTGACTGTCCAACCACAGTTGTCATAATAGTTGATAGTACTATTGCTATAATGATGAATGTAGTCATAAGTTTCTGGCTTTTTAATTCTTTTATTGAAAGTGAAAGGTAATTCTTCATTTCTATTTCACCTCCATAAGAACACCATCAATAATTGAAATTTTTCTATCAGCAAGTTTTGCAATTCTATCATCATGAGTAATTACCACTAAAGTCTTTCCAAACTGTTTTGAAGTTTTTATAAGAAGATTCATAACTTCACTGCCACTTTTACTGTCCAAGTTTCCTGTAGGCTCATCAGCAAATATTATATCTGGTTTTGCAATAAGTGCTCTAGCAATTGCAACTCTTTGTTGCTGACCGCCTGAAAGTTCATGGGGAAGATGATTGAGTCTATCTGCAATTCCAAGTAATGATGAAATTTCATTTAAATAGCCTTTATCAGGTTGTTTTTTATCTAGAAGTACAGGCATTGAAATATTTTCAGATGCTGTAAGAACAGGTAAAAGATTAAATTGTTGAAAGACGAATCCAAAGGATTTTCTTCTAAGTGCAGATAGTTCTTTTTCAGTGTGTTTATATATATCTTTATCATCAAGTAACACTTGTCCAGAGGTAGGATTATCTAATCCACTTAAAATATGTAAAAGTGTGCTTTTTCCACTTCCAGAAGGTCCAATTACAGAAACAAATTCACCTGAGTTTATTTCTAAATTTACATTATTAAGTGCGATAACTTTATTGTTATTAGAACCATATATTTTTGATAATTGTTTTGCTTTTATAATCATAAAAAACACTCTCCTTTTCTATATAAGAAGAGTGTAAGTTTTAAAACTCAATTTTTTCCCAACTTTTAGCTTAAATCTAAAAAGTCTTCACTATTTGCGGATAATTCGCAGTGCTGATAAGCAGTTTCAGTATCATTTTTAATTTAAAATGTAATTTATGCACTAAAGGCTTTACAATACAACTCTATTGCTTTAAAACTATTTTACACATAAACTTGTGGATAATTTTTTATGTTTTACTTCCTCATTATTATATAAATTATTTTTGTCACAAATTCTAAGTTGTCACATAAATATACTTTTTATATCACGATTTAATTCTTTTGATTTTATCATAATTGCTATTTCTTCAAAAGAAGAAAGAAAAGCCACGATACATATCATAATTCCTGCAACATCAAGACCAAAGCAAATATAGAGTAATGGAAACGCAAAGATAGAAATTCCAGTGATTTTATTCATCAAAGTATGAAGCGATGAAAATGTGCGATACTTAAAAAAACCAATACTGTAACTAATCAACCGTAACAATGCTATTGCAACAATACACCACCATAGATACATGGGAAGAGCAATATTTTTTCCGACAGTAACCAAAATTGTAACCGCAAAAATGAAATCAGCAATACTATCTAACTTTGCACCTATTCCACTTTGTTGTCTCAACTTTCGGGCAATAAGACCATCAAGTATATCACTAATTCCACACCAAAAATAACATATCCAGAAAGGCAGTGAACAGAATGTAGAACTAAGCATTAGCAATGCAAACACAATACGAG from Clostridioides difficile ATCC 9689 = DSM 1296 includes the following:
- a CDS encoding ABC transporter ATP-binding protein gives rise to the protein MIIKAKQLSKIYGSNNNKVIALNNVNLEINSGEFVSVIGPSGSGKSTLLHILSGLDNPTSGQVLLDDKDIYKHTEKELSALRRKSFGFVFQQFNLLPVLTASENISMPVLLDKKQPDKGYLNEISSLLGIADRLNHLPHELSGGQQQRVAIARALIAKPDIIFADEPTGNLDSKSGSEVMNLLIKTSKQFGKTLVVITHDDRIAKLADRKISIIDGVLMEVK